CAGTCGGTCTTGCTTCAGCGCACCTTCAATATTCAGCATCATTCTTCCCTACCACTGCTGTCTATTCTCTCTTATTTCCCGACAAGTCTAATTTCTTAGTGGATATAATTCAATTCAAAATAATTGCAGATATGTAAATTTTCTGGCTACTTTCTGCTTTGCTACCTCAAGGCTACATATAGGACTCATATTTGATTGCGTGAAAAAACTCCGTACAACTCAAAAAACCTTCTTTCCTATTGCCTCTTGCCTTCCCACGCAAGTAAGTATGGCTACGCCACGCTGCGCGAACAAAAATAAAAACGGATTCCTATAGCTTGGAAAGCAATTGATGAGAAAACTATCCAAGCTATTCACAAGTTCCTCTAACTATTTGTCTATAATTCAAGACTCAGGGCATTCCAGAAGCGAACTTGTCTTTTTTGGTGATTGTGCTGTTACTGGTAATGTTACTGCTCTACACAATCCTTTAGGTAGTGCCGAACCTGTTCTACTTAGAAGGACATGAATTTATCAAGTTTGATTAACTTCACAAGTTACTCAGATTCTTTATCTAAGTTGAAAGTGAGGCAATCACAAAATAATTTTAGAAGCAATTATGTTGAAAGCATCTGACATTATGACTAGAGATGTTGCTACGATTCACAGTTCAGCAACAGTGGCTGAAGCAGTTAGACTCTTGAGAGCAAGGGACTGGAAAGCACTGGTTGTAGATCGCCGCCATAAACAGGATGCCTACGGGATGATTACTGAAAAGGATATTGTATATAAAGTAATTGCTTATGGTAAAGATCCCTTTAGTGTGCGTGTTCATGAAGTGATGACCAAGCCTTGTATAGTTGTCAATCCTGAACTTTCTTTAGAATACGTAGCGCGGTTATTTGCCGACCATAATTTGCAGAGAGCGCCCGTTATTCAGGGCGAACTACTGGGTATTATTTCCCTGGTTGACATTCTAGCTAATATTAACTTTCTTGAGCAACCCCATACTTTCCAGCTAGAACAACAGCTTCAGGACGAAATTAAAAAAGCTCATATCGTTTGCGATCGCCAAGGCATCTATTCAGAAGAATGTGCTGTTGCTTGGGATGCGATCGAGGAATTACAAGCCGAAATAGCACATCAACGGGCCGAGAAAGTCGTGAAAACAGCCTTTGAAGAATATTGCGATGAATATCCACAAGCTAAAGAAATTTATGACAATCGGGTCTAGTGGTTGACCTGAGATAGTTATGAAAAAATCTTTCCATAGTTTCACTCAGTGGGGCTGCGACTAATCCAATGCAGACAATCACCCATCCCCACGTAGAATCCTGCATCGCTTGATGCAGAAATTGACGAAAGGTGATCGCCGATATAACTTTTGGACTCGCAAAAGTAACAAATGCGACTGCAAATCTAACTATTGCACTCGCAAAAGTAACAAATGCGATCGCCGATCTAACTTTTGGACTCGCAAAAGCAACAAATGCGATCGCCGATCTAACTTTTGGACTCGCAAAAGCAACAAATGCGACTACCGATCTAACTTTTGGACTCGCAAAAGCAACAAATACGACTACCGATCTAACTATTGCACTTGCAAAAGTAACAAATGCGATCGCCGATCTAACTTTTGCGTGGGGCGTAGCTGGCTGTTATTACGTATTTAGTTGCAAGTTCGCCAGCTGCGAGGATTGCTGCTAGCAGTACCTGTAAACGTTTATTTCCCAAACTAGGAAAAGTAAATTTTCTTCTCCAACCCAATTCTTTTAACCAGTCTTCTACTGTTTCGGGACGGTTGTCGGGTTGTAGTTCCATTGCGTGGAGAATGGCTTGATTAACGCGATCGCTAATCCGATCGTTTAATTCCACCGAAGGAATTGAACGCTTATTGCTATCTTGGCGCTCAATAGCACTTTCTGGCAGTTTTCCTGTTAATGAAAAATATAATATGACGCGATCGCAAAAGTTGTGTTATAAAAACGGGCAAAGTCTTACCAAAATACGAAAGTCTTTACTATGAAGCTTTTTCGTTAAATACCTCTGAGGATTTCTGTATTTTTCCCCAATCGCTGACGTATAGTCTAAATTTTTCGTTAAATGCGTAATTCCTACACTAATGGAATCAAATGATACTGTCAGCAATCAACCTTTAGCGTTTAATCATCAGTAATCTTTAAAAAATCGAAAAAATAATGTTAAGTATCCCTATTAACTTAAATTTACCTCGTATACCCCATTTAATAACTTCCTTACCTGGACCTCTTGCTCAAGCAATTGTACAGCGCGATCGCGCCGTAACTTCCCCTTCTTACACCCGTGATTATCCGTTAGTTGTATCTCGCGGACAAGGCTGTATGGTAGAAGATGTGGATGGCAATGTATTTCTGGATATGACCGCAGGTATTGCTGTTACCGCCACCGGACACGCCCACCCGGAAGTCGTCAAAGCAATTCAAGAACAATCCGAACGTCTGCTGCACATGTCAGGGACAGATTTTTATTATGAACCGATGGTGGAACTGGCGGAACAACTAGCGATTCGCGCCCCTTTTCCTCAACCACAGGGTAACAGTGCATTCCCGGCAAAAGTATTTTTCACCAATTCTGGGGCAGAGTCAAATGAAGGAGCGCTAAAACTAGCTAAATATTACACCAAGCGATCGCTAATTGTGGCTTTCTTAGGCGCATTTCACGGACGCACTTATGGGGCAATGTCTCTCACGGGTTCTAAAGCAGTGCAGCGAGCGAATTTTGGGCCTTTAGTTCCTGGGGTAACTCATATCCCTTATGGGACTCACGCCAGCTTAGATTACCTGGAACAACAGCTATTTGGGACAATTTTACCACCGCAAGAAGTAGCCGCGATTGTAGTTGAGCCGATTCAAGGAGAGGGTGGTTATATCGTACCAGAGGATGGTTTTTTAAAACGGATTCGGGATATTTGCGATCGCCACGGTATTCTGATGGTAGTGGATGAAGTGCAAGCGGGAATGGGGCGGACAGGTCGCTTATTTGCGATCGAGCATTGGGGAGTGATGCCTGATATTATTACTACTGCTAAAGGTATCGCCAGTGGTTTGCCATTAGGAGCGATACTTGCAAAACCTGAGTTAATGACTTGGCCTCCTGGTTCTCACGCTACTACATTTGGCGGAAATCCCGTTGCTTGTGCTGCCGGTATTGCTACACTGCGATTGTTAGAAAGTGGTTTGATGGCAAACGCTACCCAAATGGGAGAACTTTTACAAGCTAGCCTTAGTGAGTTGCACCAAAGATTTCCGAGAGTATCGCCGCCACGAGGTAAAGGTTTGATGGTTGCAGTGGATTTATTGGATGAACAAGGTAATCTAGATCGTGAATTGCGCGATCGCATTATTCAAGAAGCTTTTTTACGCGGTTTATTATTACTAGGTTGCGGTAAAGCAGCAATTCGTTTCTGTCCCCCTCTAGTTATCGACAGCGACCAAATTCAAATAGCCCTTCAGATTATCAGCAACATTCTAACTTCTTAAAAGATGATCAATAACAAATGACCAATGACCAATGACAAATGACAAATTTATATGAAACCCGAAATAGCCTTAAATTTATGGCAATTACTTTGGCAAGAATACAGCGCCAGAGTCAATCATGCCCGTACCTACCAGCAAATGATAACTACTGCGGGTGGGACTGTTGCCAACGACCACATCGCCTTTCGGTCTTTGCGTTTATTAGTAGATAGTCCACAGGGTGAAGTTAATTTGGGAATTGACTATCTCGCACAATTTGCAGAAGCTTTGGGTTACGTGGCGGCTGGAGAGTATAATTTTGCTCAAACTCATCTATATGCCCGTTATTATCGCCATCCGCAGCAAGAGGAATTTAACTTACCCAAACTCTTTATTAGCGAGTTGATTGTTGATGAACTGCCTGCTAATATTGCTCAACTCATCTCTAAAACAGTATCTGCAATCCCACACCAACTAGCCTCACCCGTTACTCTTCTCAAAAAAGACGCGGAGATTGAAACCATTGCCAAACAACTTCAGCAAGTCTTCACCCGTCCTTGGCTACCTCCCAGGCGTTCTGTTGTCGAAGAGGTCAATCAGGTTACTCAGTATGGGGCTTGGGTGTTGCTGCACGGATATGGTGTCAACCATTTTACAGGCTACGTCAACGGACAGAATACCCCAGAATATCCAGACATTGATACTACCGCTAGTGGTTTGGCTCATCTGGGTGTACCAATGAAAGCAGAGATAGAGGGAAATGTTGCCTGTGGTTTGCGGCAAACTGCAACTCAAGCTGTAACAGAAATGGTGACAGTGCTAGATGATAACAGTGGCGTAGAAATTCAGATCCCTTGGACTTATGCCTATTATGAAATTGCCCAGCGTTATCCAGTCGAAGTCGAGCCTGGAAAGCAGATACTTTTTGATGCTTTTTTAGGAAGTAATGCCCAGCAATTGTTTGAAATGACTCGTTTATCTAAATAGCTCAGAAGAGGACTTTTCAAACAACCTCTAAACTCGACTTTAGCCATTTTGATCGCTATTGCTGAAACCTTTATGGGACAGTAGTTTTACTTTTTTTACTTCATCAAGAATCTATAAAGCAATACGGTTCAGTTAAGGGTTATTGGTGTAGATAATTGGTATTTTAAGACGCGATTTATCGCGTCTCTACATGAGGGTTTTGGGCTTATCTGAACTGTATTGATCTATAAAGTGGAAAAAGTATTTGCCAAAATAGCTAAGGTTTTGCCGGATAAAGAAAACTAAGTTCTTAATTTTGGATAAAGTCGAGCTAAAGCCGTAACAAACTCTACTGGCTTAATTACGAATTACGAATTACTTTACCGTGCATCGCCAATCAGCACAAATGGCGACCAATAAAAAGGATGACGATGGTCTGCAATTAGCTTCAACTTAGCTTTTTGCAAAGCCTCCCCTTTCGTCATACCCAGCTTGAGATTCTGATAAAAATCAACCATCAATAGCTGAGTTGCTTCATCATCAACCGCCCACAAACTAGCCATCACAGCTTTAGCACCAGCCCGCTCAAATATATAAGCAACTCCTGTAATTCCTGCGCCATTAAAATTAGTATCTACAGCAGTTTGACAAGCGCTGAGAGTAATCAATTGTGTGCCTTGTAAACCTAAAAGAGCAGCATCAGCAATGTCTAGGGATTTATCAGCAAATAGTAACGTATTAGTTTTTAACTTGACTTTTTTGCAATCTTCAGTTTGAAAACAGCCGTGAGTTGCTAAATG
The Nostoc punctiforme PCC 73102 genome window above contains:
- a CDS encoding CBS domain-containing protein, whose product is MLKASDIMTRDVATIHSSATVAEAVRLLRARDWKALVVDRRHKQDAYGMITEKDIVYKVIAYGKDPFSVRVHEVMTKPCIVVNPELSLEYVARLFADHNLQRAPVIQGELLGIISLVDILANINFLEQPHTFQLEQQLQDEIKKAHIVCDRQGIYSEECAVAWDAIEELQAEIAHQRAEKVVKTAFEEYCDEYPQAKEIYDNRV
- a CDS encoding acetyl ornithine aminotransferase family protein; protein product: MLSIPINLNLPRIPHLITSLPGPLAQAIVQRDRAVTSPSYTRDYPLVVSRGQGCMVEDVDGNVFLDMTAGIAVTATGHAHPEVVKAIQEQSERLLHMSGTDFYYEPMVELAEQLAIRAPFPQPQGNSAFPAKVFFTNSGAESNEGALKLAKYYTKRSLIVAFLGAFHGRTYGAMSLTGSKAVQRANFGPLVPGVTHIPYGTHASLDYLEQQLFGTILPPQEVAAIVVEPIQGEGGYIVPEDGFLKRIRDICDRHGILMVVDEVQAGMGRTGRLFAIEHWGVMPDIITTAKGIASGLPLGAILAKPELMTWPPGSHATTFGGNPVACAAGIATLRLLESGLMANATQMGELLQASLSELHQRFPRVSPPRGKGLMVAVDLLDEQGNLDRELRDRIIQEAFLRGLLLLGCGKAAIRFCPPLVIDSDQIQIALQIISNILTS
- a CDS encoding DUF1338 domain-containing protein, producing MKPEIALNLWQLLWQEYSARVNHARTYQQMITTAGGTVANDHIAFRSLRLLVDSPQGEVNLGIDYLAQFAEALGYVAAGEYNFAQTHLYARYYRHPQQEEFNLPKLFISELIVDELPANIAQLISKTVSAIPHQLASPVTLLKKDAEIETIAKQLQQVFTRPWLPPRRSVVEEVNQVTQYGAWVLLHGYGVNHFTGYVNGQNTPEYPDIDTTASGLAHLGVPMKAEIEGNVACGLRQTATQAVTEMVTVLDDNSGVEIQIPWTYAYYEIAQRYPVEVEPGKQILFDAFLGSNAQQLFEMTRLSK